One genomic segment of Betaproteobacteria bacterium includes these proteins:
- a CDS encoding glycosyltransferase: MKLVHPLQISIVIPLYNKQATIQRAIGSVIAQGIPEIEIIVVDDGSTDGSAEEVKAITDKRIRLIQQANAGPGRARNAGASHARADLLSFLDGDDEWQPGFLRAGLAALERHPEAVAYACSYDTGAFAHRVKDKVSLLTSSPELLPPPTAETDSSRMKIALDGLHSSSTIVRRSAFHKAGGFYDRDRCLWGEDSYLWVQILFMGPVYWDPTPRILFHVEDSDLGFAVKYRDRERPLATHGLEVMKTIAPEHRAAFFILAQRTAADDAIGLAESGQIIRCLGVRRKFRLLKPRTLLGDARRYLKYVRRRVIGKR; this comes from the coding sequence TTGAAATTGGTTCACCCTCTACAAATTTCGATCGTCATTCCCCTCTACAACAAGCAGGCCACGATCCAGCGGGCGATTGGTTCTGTAATTGCACAAGGAATTCCGGAGATCGAGATCATCGTGGTGGATGACGGAAGCACGGACGGCTCTGCCGAAGAAGTCAAGGCGATCACCGACAAACGCATTAGGCTGATTCAGCAGGCCAATGCCGGCCCGGGGCGCGCCAGGAACGCCGGTGCATCTCACGCGAGGGCTGACCTCCTCTCTTTTCTCGATGGAGATGACGAGTGGCAACCGGGCTTCCTGAGGGCTGGGCTTGCCGCACTCGAGCGACACCCGGAAGCAGTTGCCTATGCCTGCAGCTACGATACCGGCGCATTCGCACACCGCGTCAAAGACAAGGTATCTCTTCTCACTTCGTCTCCAGAACTCTTGCCGCCGCCAACTGCGGAAACAGACTCCAGTCGGATGAAGATCGCTCTCGATGGCCTGCACTCGAGTTCGACGATCGTGCGCCGGTCAGCATTCCACAAGGCTGGCGGTTTCTACGATCGAGACCGGTGCTTATGGGGTGAGGACAGCTACCTTTGGGTTCAGATCCTGTTCATGGGACCTGTCTACTGGGATCCAACTCCACGGATACTTTTTCATGTCGAAGATTCCGACCTCGGTTTCGCCGTGAAGTATCGAGACCGTGAACGTCCTTTGGCCACCCACGGACTCGAGGTTATGAAGACCATTGCCCCGGAGCACCGGGCGGCATTCTTCATACTTGCACAGAGAACGGCTGCCGATGATGCCATCGGTCTTGCGGAATCCGGACAAATCATCCGGTGCCTCGGTGTACGCCGCAAGTTTCGTCTTTTGAAACCGCGAACTCTCCTTGGAGATGCAAGGAGATACTTGAAGTATGTGCGACGCCGAGTCATCGGAAAACGGTGA
- a CDS encoding outer membrane beta-barrel protein, producing MLDRRFWALFCTACWPAFVFGAFDPTDVVQIEASASLLRDDNLYRLPDVDPRIFGISPEQTSDTVRVLGIGLKLDKELSRQRVIADLKLTDTTFDNNPLLDNSGYDGGLLWHWRVGNYWDGELGARRRKYQAGFANTRLTTKDIITSESYVASGGYLFHPRWRIGGELRARDYSHSALSRQSSDLETSGAAIVLTYRTPAANSIGAELRRNEGEYPNRQLIGVAAFDNSYTENEANAIVAWRLSGVTNFNGTLGWTERRHKNFPARDFSGLTGKLSATWEPTGKLRFTVTGIRDIRTLEDEVNNYVLVNSIAVSPSWAVTSKFALQGSLIREEREYLGDPGVVVTGGPTREDTVKTARVGIIYTPLRYIDLTLSYERGDRRSNQFLNDFDYESWFGSLRLRF from the coding sequence ATGCTCGACAGACGCTTTTGGGCACTTTTTTGTACGGCATGCTGGCCGGCTTTCGTGTTCGGCGCATTCGATCCGACGGATGTCGTTCAGATCGAAGCATCGGCATCGCTTTTGCGGGACGACAATTTGTACCGGCTGCCGGACGTCGATCCAAGGATATTCGGCATTAGCCCGGAGCAAACTTCGGATACGGTGCGCGTGCTCGGCATCGGGCTGAAGCTCGACAAGGAACTCAGCCGACAACGCGTTATTGCAGATCTGAAGCTGACCGACACCACCTTCGACAACAATCCACTACTCGACAATTCAGGTTACGACGGCGGGCTGTTATGGCATTGGCGGGTCGGAAACTATTGGGACGGAGAGTTGGGGGCAAGACGCCGCAAGTACCAAGCAGGGTTCGCAAATACCAGACTGACAACCAAAGACATCATCACATCGGAAAGTTATGTCGCATCCGGAGGGTATCTTTTCCACCCGCGATGGCGGATCGGGGGCGAACTACGTGCTCGTGACTACAGCCATAGCGCGCTGAGCAGGCAAAGCTCCGATCTGGAAACCAGCGGCGCGGCCATCGTCCTGACTTATCGCACCCCGGCCGCCAATTCGATTGGTGCGGAGCTGCGCCGAAATGAGGGCGAGTACCCCAACCGGCAGCTTATCGGAGTGGCGGCGTTCGACAACAGCTATACCGAAAACGAGGCCAATGCGATTGTCGCATGGCGCCTGTCGGGTGTCACGAATTTCAATGGGACGCTAGGATGGACCGAGCGACGTCATAAGAATTTCCCTGCCAGAGACTTTTCCGGGTTAACGGGAAAGTTGTCGGCCACCTGGGAGCCAACGGGAAAGCTGCGGTTTACCGTCACGGGAATCCGCGATATCCGCACGCTCGAGGACGAGGTCAACAATTACGTGCTCGTCAACTCCATAGCGGTCTCACCCTCATGGGCGGTCACTTCGAAATTCGCACTCCAGGGGTCACTGATACGGGAGGAGCGTGAATATCTCGGTGATCCTGGGGTCGTGGTCACGGGCGGTCCAACGCGAGAAGACACGGTGAAGACGGCCAGAGTTGGCATCATTTACACGCCCTTGCGATACATCGATCTAACCCTCTCGTACGAACGAGGCGACCGGCGCTCCAACCAGTTCCTCAATGACTTCGATTACGAGTCGTGGTTCGGAAGTTTGAGATTACGGTTCTAG
- a CDS encoding glycosyltransferase: MKILIVSPTPTHPSSAGNRARVGAIARALKDARHTVHFALVPMESGDLAAMNRFFEGRLTVLPYRAPSAHRGWRTRLRRRVLAVLARASAYVWGVDDWYDNAISAALAELHAKERFDVVIVVYVFLSKALDALPDTVLKVLDTNDRFADRHLHYLRKGQTPRWFSTTQEEERRGLARADVVVAIQETERRIFSDILQDAARVVTIGHLVQISDPLLLARRPCAVFVGSDNPINQEAVEYFVAEVLPRVRTMCPNFELWLVGDVCRRIEDAVGIVKKGRVDDLATVYMEASLAVNPVRMGTGLNVKTVECLALGLPLVVTEAGSRGLEGLRGKAFLNVPDDDPSAMADAIVLLLREPEVAASYARKAHWAAHAWNGAQHAGLLALIEQGTARTNLPGNENREFEPQTVR; this comes from the coding sequence ATGAAGATCTTGATCGTTTCCCCGACGCCAACTCACCCTTCCTCCGCAGGGAATCGGGCAAGAGTCGGCGCAATTGCACGCGCTTTGAAGGACGCTCGGCACACCGTGCATTTTGCACTGGTTCCCATGGAGAGCGGAGACCTAGCGGCAATGAATCGCTTTTTCGAGGGCCGATTGACGGTTCTTCCGTACCGAGCTCCGTCGGCTCATCGCGGCTGGCGTACACGATTGCGTCGGCGCGTATTGGCGGTTCTGGCCAGGGCGAGCGCATACGTGTGGGGTGTGGACGACTGGTACGACAATGCGATTTCGGCTGCTCTGGCTGAATTGCACGCGAAGGAACGTTTCGACGTGGTCATCGTCGTGTATGTCTTCCTTTCCAAGGCACTGGATGCGTTGCCCGATACGGTCCTGAAAGTACTCGATACAAACGATCGCTTCGCGGACCGTCATTTGCACTATCTGCGAAAGGGTCAAACGCCGAGATGGTTTTCGACAACTCAGGAGGAGGAACGGCGTGGGCTGGCGAGGGCCGACGTGGTCGTCGCAATTCAGGAAACGGAAAGGCGAATATTTTCCGACATCCTGCAAGATGCGGCGCGGGTGGTGACGATAGGTCACCTGGTGCAGATATCGGATCCCCTCTTACTCGCCAGAAGGCCTTGCGCAGTGTTCGTAGGGTCGGACAACCCCATCAACCAGGAGGCCGTCGAATATTTCGTGGCGGAGGTGCTACCCCGCGTGCGCACGATGTGCCCCAATTTCGAGTTGTGGCTCGTTGGCGACGTATGTCGCCGGATTGAAGATGCCGTGGGCATCGTCAAGAAGGGCAGGGTAGACGACCTCGCAACTGTCTACATGGAAGCATCGTTGGCAGTCAACCCGGTCCGGATGGGCACAGGACTGAATGTGAAGACTGTGGAATGCTTGGCATTGGGGCTTCCGTTAGTTGTGACAGAAGCAGGGAGCCGGGGGCTGGAAGGATTGCGCGGTAAGGCGTTTCTGAACGTGCCGGATGATGATCCAAGCGCTATGGCCGACGCGATTGTGCTCTTGCTGCGTGAGCCCGAGGTTGCCGCCTCATATGCGCGGAAAGCGCACTGGGCCGCTCACGCTTGGAATGGTGCTCAGCATGCCGGGCTGCTGGCACTGATCGAGCAAGGGACCGCTCGAACGAACCTACCAGGTAACGAAAACCGAGAGTTCGAGCCTCAAACCGTGCGTTGA
- a CDS encoding WecB/TagA/CpsF family glycosyltransferase, with amino-acid sequence MSETIDRIESFIDSGQPHQHVVINADKVVRAHHDPEFRSIINRCDLINADGMPVVWASKLLRRPLKERVTGVDLFYELVASAARKGWRVYFLGARQEIVSATVESLKAMHPSLIVAGSRHGYWQKDDEAAVVEQIRESSPDILFVAISSPKKEEFLAKYQSAMGVPFAMGVGGTFDIVAGKTRRAPAWMRSVGLEWFYRFLQEPQRMFARYFIHDMYFFWLLALEMARHNGRQLSAWIR; translated from the coding sequence ATGAGCGAAACGATAGATCGGATCGAATCGTTCATCGATTCCGGACAACCGCATCAGCACGTCGTGATAAATGCCGACAAAGTCGTGCGCGCGCACCATGATCCAGAATTCAGGTCGATTATCAATCGGTGCGATCTCATAAACGCGGATGGCATGCCGGTCGTGTGGGCCAGCAAGCTGCTCAGGCGCCCGCTTAAGGAGCGCGTGACCGGGGTGGACCTGTTCTACGAACTCGTAGCGAGCGCTGCACGGAAGGGCTGGCGGGTCTATTTCCTGGGCGCCAGACAGGAGATCGTATCGGCAACCGTGGAGAGCCTCAAAGCGATGCACCCTTCGTTGATCGTTGCCGGATCTCGGCACGGATACTGGCAGAAAGACGACGAGGCCGCGGTGGTGGAGCAAATCCGGGAAAGCTCGCCGGACATATTGTTCGTTGCCATCAGCTCGCCGAAGAAGGAAGAATTCCTGGCGAAGTATCAGTCGGCAATGGGGGTGCCTTTCGCAATGGGGGTCGGCGGAACATTCGATATCGTGGCAGGGAAGACAAGGCGGGCTCCGGCCTGGATGCGTAGTGTCGGCCTGGAGTGGTTCTATCGGTTCCTGCAAGAACCGCAGAGGATGTTTGCCCGCTACTTCATCCATGACATGTACTTCTTCTGGCTGCTGGCCCTGGAGATGGCCCGGCATAATGGTCGTCAATTGTCGGCATGGATTCGCTAA